Proteins encoded in a region of the Diabrotica virgifera virgifera chromosome 4, PGI_DIABVI_V3a genome:
- the LOC114325606 gene encoding venom peptide SjAPI-like, whose translation MKFLLTFLVGAVLILNIEAEWKNPSNNPFFKCGKFEYTDYCASCEATPTCTNRNPKPIIYQCQCFPACLCEKGYVREEISKDCILPEKCPEL comes from the exons ATGAAATTTTTGTTGACGTTTCTTGTTGGTGCTGTTTTAATTTTGAACATAGAAGCAGAGTGGAAGAATCCTTCCAACAACCCCTTCT ttaAATGTGGAAAATTTGAATACACCGACTATTGTGCCAGTTGTGAAGCAACCCCGACATGTACCAACAGAAACCCAAAACCAATCATCTATCAGTGTCAGTGTTTCCCTGCCTGTTTGTGTGAAAAGGGATACGTTAGAGAAGAAATTTCCAAGGATTgtattttaccagaaaaatgTCCAGAactttaa